The DNA sequence ATCGAGCCAGCAGGTATGTCAAAGCTCAAATCATTGACTGCTGTCAGACCGCCAAATTTAAGCGTTATATTTTTCAACGTCAAGGCTGACATCCGCATCGTCCCCCTTTCGTGCTTTTTTAGCGCCGCTTCTGGAGGCTTTGGTTGACTCGTAGCGGGCAGGCCACAAGCCTTGGGGACGGAACAGCATCATGACGACCAATGCTGCGCCAAAGATCAAATAGCGCCAGTCCTCGACGGAACGCAGCAATTCGGGCAATGCGATCACAAGAACGGCTCCCAGCACCACTCCAGGAATACTGCCCAAACCACCGAGAACGACCGCGAGCAAAATCATGATCGACTGCGTAAAGCTAAAGCTCAGCGGGGCAATCGCACTCATCTTGACGGCAAAAATGGACCCCGCCATACTGCCGATCACAGCACCAATCGAGTACGCCAGCAGCTTCATCCTGATGCGATTGATCCCCATCGCCTCTGCCGCGTCTTCGTCCTCGCGAATGTACATCCACGCCCTTCCCAGCCGTGACGTGCCCAAGCGCCTTACAGCGAGTACCGCCAGCACCGCCACGATGAGAATCAAATAATAAAAGTCCATCTGTCCCGACAGTACATAGCCACCGATGGAAGGACGAGGAATGCCGTATATTCCCGAAGCCGAACCTGTGATCTCGAGGTTGATCGCTAGAATGCGGATAATTTCCCCAAAACCGAGCGTGACAATCGCCAAATAATCACTTCGCAGACGCAGGGTCGGTGCCCCGACAATCACGCCTACGATCGCCGCACATAGCATCGCGACAGGCAAGGTCAGCCAGAATGACCAGTGAAAGACCGTCATCAAGATTCCCGTCGTATAAGCGCCTACCGCAAAGAAGGCAGCATAGCCCAGGTCTAAAAGACCTGCGAAGCCTACCACGACATTTAGCCCTTGAGCGAGGACGACGTAAAATAACGCCAGTGTAGCAACATCCAGCCAATAATTATTCGACAAAAAGGGAAGCAGGCAGAGGGCGACGAGCAACAGGACGATGCCGATTTTATTTTGCGATGGTCTCATCCGCTACATCCTCTCTGTCACTTTTTCACCCATGATGCCAGTCGGTTTCAGCACCAGGATGAGAATGAGCAAGGAAAAGGCGACAACATCCTTCCATGATCCGCCGAAAACAAATGTGCCTGCCGTCTCCATCATTCCGAGCAACAATCCTCCCAGCATCGCTCCCGGAATGCTGCCGATCCCTCCCAATACGGCTGCCGTAAACGCCTTGAGCCCGATGATAAAGCCCATCATGAAGTTGACCGTTCCGTAGTAGGCTCCTGCCATCGTTCCCGCTCCGGCAGCCAAGGAAGCACCGATGAAAAAGGTGAGGCCGATTACCTTGTGAACATTGATGCCCATCAAATGGCAAGCGGTTTGATCGTGGGCAATGGCCCGCATTGCTTTTCCGTACAAAGTCCGACTAATGAAAAGATGCAGACCGAGCATCAAAAGGGCAGAGATGAGGACCAGTCCCATTTGCGTGTAAGTAATCTGCGCACCGAGCACATTCCACCCATCGTGGGAGAGCTGCACGGGATATACCTGATACTGCGCGCCCCACGCAATCATCGACCCATTCTCCAGAAAGAGCGAGACACCGAGTGCCGTGATCAGGATGGAGAGCCGGGGAGCGAGAAGCAGCGGCCGATAAGCCACGCGCTCGATCCCCATTCCAATCGCTCCTACGATCACCATCGTGAGCAGCAGCACGACGATGATTCCCATCAGACCTGCCCCGGAGCCACTGATCATGCTGAGCAGGCTGTAGCCCACGAACGCCCCCAGCATGTACAAGTCTCCGTGCGCAAAGTTAAGCAATTTGATGATACCAAAAACCATGGTATAGCCTAAGGCAATCAGACTGTAGAAAGCCCCAATCACCAAACCATCCGCTAGCGTCTGAACCAGGATGTCCATTCGTTCAACTTCCCTTCTCCGCTTATTTTGCCAGCGTGAACTTGCCACCTGTCACTTTCAAGACCGCAAAGTTGGAGGTATCCAAGGTATTTTGGGCGTTAAAGGAAATGGTTTGTCCAAGCGCTTTGAAATCCTTAGTCTCTTTGATCGCCTTTTTGAGCGCATCGTGGTCAGTAGAATTAGCGAGTTTTAGAGCATCCGCGAGCAAATTGACCGCGTTGTAGCTCAGTGCAGAGAATGGACCGGGAGCCAGATTGTTATACGTTGCCTTGTACTCGGTCGTGAATGCTTCTGCGCCCTCGATAAATTCGGCTGTCGGAGTAGCGGTGATCAGCAGTCCTTCTGCATTGTCTGCTCCCGCAATCTTGATGATGTCTTCACTAAACGAACCATCGCCTACCAGGAATAGTCCAGAGACACCTTTTTGCTTGAACTGCTTGAGCATCAGCCCGCCAGCCGCATAATAGCCTGTAAAATACGTAGCATCCGGAGCGACGCCTTTCAGCTTGGTAACCAAGGCGCTGAAGTCTTTTTCCTCGGGGTTGATTGCTTCATACGCCACTACGGTACCGCCCGCTTTTTCCACAGACGCTTTGGCGAAATCAGCGAGGTCTTTTGCATAGGCAGAGTTGTCATGGATCAGCGCGACTTTCTTCGCTTGGTTGGCAGCCATATAATCCGCTGCCGTTTGTGCTTGGTCAGGAGTCAGCCCGTTAATCAAAAACAGGGTGTCATAGCCTTGGGCAGGTAATTTTGCAGAGTTGGCAGCAGGAACAATCATCGGAATATTGGCATTTTTAAAGACACCAGAGGAAGGCAGTGTCGCACCGGAGCAGTAACCCCCTACGACAGCTACTACATTTTGTGAGACCAGCTTGTTCGCTGCTGTCGTCGCCATTTGCGGATCACATCCGTCATCTGCCACTTCGATTTTCAATTTCTTCCCGAGCACGCCGCCTCCGTCATTTACCTTTTTAACGGCCATCTCGATTGCATTTTGCATATCTTTTCCGTCAGTGGCATTGTTACCTGTCACGGGCAACAGTACCCCTACCGCTATCTCATCTCCACTCGCCCCTGATGACTGCCCTTGATTTGCACACCCTGCTACGACCAGCGAAAGAGTCAACAGCGCAGCCGTTATCACGCTTCCCCATTTTTTCATACCCATTCCCCCAATTGAATATTATTCGATGGACGCCCATTTCCAGTCAATTGCGCCCAAACCATCCTGGAAGACTCCTTTGACCTTGTCGTTTTTCACCCATGTGTGCGTGTAAAAGTAAATCGGCATGATCGGCATCTCGTCCATCATGATCTTCTCAGCTTCACCGAGGATCGCCTTACGCTTTTCCGGATCCCCTTCTGTCGCTGATTGGTTCAGGAGCTCCTTGAATTTCGGATTCTCCCATCGGGTGTCATTGTTCCCGCCATTTTTATCTTTGAACAGCTCTAGGAAGTTGATCGGATCGTTGAAATCGCCAGACCAACCAAGACGTCCCACCTGATAGTTTCCTTCGTGCATGGTCTCGAGGTAGACTTTCCACTCCTGATTTTCCAGCTTCACTTCTGCCCCCAGATTTTTGCGCCACTGATCCTGGATCGCTTCAGCGATTTTCTTGTGGCCATCCGAGGTGTTATACACGAGCGTGATCGGTGGCAGCTTGGACATTCCCAGCTCTTTGAGACCTTCGTCCAACAGCTTTTTAGCTGTCTCCTGATCATTGTCCTTGAAGTAACCGCCCTGATTTAGCGCCATCGTTGGTGGTACCGCTGCCATAGCAGGCTGTTGATTCGCTTGCAGGACATTGTCGATCAAGATTTGACGATTAATCGAATAGGCAAATGCTTTACGAATTTTAACGTTATTGAAAGGAGGTTTCTCCGTATTAAACTTATACCAATAAGTCGCTCCTACCGGTTTTACCTGGAGCTTGCCACTGTCTTTCAAAGCTGGCATTGCATCTGTAGGGAGGGAGCTTAGTGGTGAACCTGCCCAGTCAATTTCTCCATTCTCGTACATAGACAGCTCTGTGTTTTCATCCTCTACCATGGAGAAATTGATTTTGTCCAGCTTGACACTGTCCTTGTCCCAGTACTGGTCGTTCTTGACGAGCACCAGCTTGCTCTTGTGATCCCACACTTCCATCTTAAACGGTCCATTGCCCAAGTGTGTTTTTGCATCTCCTGCCCAGTTTGGATTGGACTCGATCAGCTTTTTATTTACCGGGAAATATGTTTGGAAGGCGGTGAGCTCCAAAAAGAATGGAGTTGGATTCTCTAGCTCCACTTTGAGCGTCTTGTTGTCGACTGCTTTCACTCCGACGTCATCTAGCTTGCCTTCTCCCTTGTTTGCCTTCTCCGCATTCTTGATGTAATAGAGCTGGTAGGCGTAATTGGAGGCTGTCTTGGGGTCCAGTGCCCGTTTCCATGCGTACTCAAAATCGTGAGCAGTGACTGCTTCTCCATTACTCCACTTCGAATCACGCAGTGTGAAGGTGTACGTTTTCAAATCAGGAGAAACGTCGATTTTTTCGGCAACTGCCTCTACTGGCTTGCCTTCTGGACCGATTCTCGTCAGACCGTCAAAGAGCGCTTTGGTAATTGCTGCTGAAGTCGTATCCTCCGCCAAACCAGGATCTCCAGTTGGTGGCTCTGAGTGAAGATTCCAGCGCAATACTTGCTCTGCTTTTGGCTTTTCAGCAGTTGCTGGCTGTGTCTGCGTTTGATTTTGACTCTGTGAAGGATCAGCAGGCTTGGCTGCTGGTTGTCCTCCCCCACATCCTGCCAGTGCTGCTCCTAAAACGGCTACACTGCTGATGAGAGAAAAAATACTTCTTTTCAAGCGATCAACCCCTCATTTTCTCATTTGCTTATAACTTTCGCAATTTACTGAAAATGCAAGAGGTGTGCCAGTCTGGTAAAAGGAGGGGATTAGCCATTTACGGCGCCTTGTGTATCAGTTCTTTTACACATCTGTGTCTAGTGTTTAAGATTTTATACAGTACTTTGTACATGGATAAAAGAAAACCCTCGACCGCACCGTTCGCAGTCAAGGGTTCTCCCTCTGTTACAAAATGATCAAATCTCGTGGGGAATGGGTAAGCACATCGTTCCCGTTTTCCGTCACGACGAGATCGTCTTCGATTCGTACTCCACCGATGTCTGGAAGGTAGATCCCAGGCTCAACCGTCAGCACCATACCTGGCTGGATGATAGCGGAGCAACGCGTTGACATGAATGGCTCCTCGTGAATGTCCAAGCCAACACCATGCCCCATACCATGACCAAAGCGCTCTCCGTACCCTTTTTCGGTGATGTAGTCACGCGCGAAAGCATCCGCTACTTTTCCTGTAATACCAGGTCGAATTCCCGCCACAGCTCGATTGCGTGCCTCCAGTACAATGTCGTAGATCTCTTTTAATTGGGCGGAAGGCTCTCCTACAGCAACCGTACGGGTAATATCGGAGCGATACCCTTGATAGATGGCGCCAAAGTCCATCGTCACCATGTCACCCGATTCGATCTGCTTGTTGCTCGCCACCCCATGAGGCAAGGCAGAGCGATGACCAGAAGCAATGATGATGTCAAAAGCTGACCCTGCCGCACCTTGCTTGCGCATGAACATTTCCAATTCATTGGACACATCCAGCTCGGTAATCCCGGGACGCAGGTAGGTCGTGATGTGGGCGAACGCTGCATCTGCGATATCAGCGGCCGTTTGGATCTTGGACAGCTCCTCTGCTGTCTTGATCATCCGCAGGCTTTCGATAACACCCGTGGTAGGGACCATCTCCGTTTTTGCCGTCTCTACATACTTGCGGTGCAAGGCGTAGGTCAGATTGTCCTCTTCAAAGCCCAGCTTTGTGATTCCCATTTCTTCAGCTAGACGGGCTACTTCGCTATACACAGACTCCTTTACAGGCAGAAAAACGATCTCGAAATCAGTAGCTTGTTCTGCCGCCTGAGCCGTATAGCGAAAATCAGTCAACAGCTTCGCCTGATCATGGGAAATGAGAACAACGCCATACGTGCCCGTAAAATTAGTCAAATAACGTCGGTTTTGCCCACTGGTTATCAGCATGCCATCAATTCCAGCTGCAGCAAACTGACATCGCAGCTTATATACTTTCTCCATCTCTGTCATCCTCTCACGCCTGTTTTTCAAACAGACTTTCCATCTAGCAATCTTTATGCCAGTTGCCCCATTCTTCTACCATTTCTCTCTACAATTTTATTTTCCTCCCGCAAGCACTTTCTCCGTAGTGGCATGACACTTGCATTTCCCATTCGCACAAGATCGAAAGGAGGACTTCATCATGGACGCACATCAACTGATTGTCTGTCGTTGTGAAGAAGTATCCTTGGCTGAGCTATTGGAAACAGCCGAGGCTTATCAGTGCAGTGCTCGGGAATTGAAGCTGAGAACACGGGCAGGAATGGGCTGCTGTGGGGGTCGCACCTGCCGAATGTTGGTTGATCAGGTAATCGAACAAGTAACGGGCCATGCGCCTTCTCATACGATACCGCTCGGGTACCAGCCACCTGTACGTCCCATTTCGTTTCAAACACTCGGAGGTCGATAATAAATGAGCCAACGAATTGTTGATCACCCAGTACTCGGCTCTTTGGCTGCTCGCAACCAATTGAGGTTTACCTTTAACGGGACTCCATACAGCGCCTATGAAGGAGAAACGATAGCCGCCGCTCTCCTCGCCTCTGGTGTCCGTACCTTGCGGGTGCACGAGGAAAAAGGTACACCACGCGGCATTTACTGCAATATCGGTCATTGCTATGAATGCCGTGTAAACGTGGATGGGGTTCCTACCGTACGTGCCTGCATGACTTTGGTTCAGGACGGGATGCAAGTCACCGCCGGGACTGTTCTGCCTACGCCTTTGAAAAAAGGAGGGCACTCTCAATGATCGATGCTTTGATTATCGGGGCTGGACCAGCTGGCCTGTCTGCAGCGATTGCTTGTGCGAAGCAGGGATTATCCGTACGCGTCGTGGATGAATTTTACCGCGCAGGTGGACGTTTGCTCGGACAGCTGCATCAGGAACCCGATGGCACCTGGTGGAATGGGATTGACGAAGCAACACGCCTGGATCGGGAAGCAAGAGCAGTTGGCGTGGAAATTGAATGCGGAGTCTCGGTCTACAACGTGGTCCCGTCTCCTACTGGTTGGATTGTCTCTACCACAACAGGAGAAATCGAGACTCCACAGCTGCTGATTGCCACTGGTGCTTCTGAAACAGCAGTTCCCGTTCCCGGCTGGACACTGCCTGGCACGATGTCCATCGGTGCTGCGCAAGTCATGACCAATGTGCAGCGTGTGCGCGTAGGAGAACGTGGCGTGGTCATCGGGGTAAACATTCTCTCCGTCGCTATTGCCCGTGAGCTTCAGCTAGCTGGCATCAAGATCGACCGGATGATCCTCCCTCCTGTCTCCACCGTGACAGGAAATGCTGGCGTGCCAGAGGAAGTCATGCGTTCGCTGCTACGAGTGGCTCATCTCGCACCTTCCCCCATCATTCGCTGGGGCAGTCAACTGATGAAAAGCACGTGGATGCAGCGACTGGGAGTGAGCCTTTATCCCCCTCAAGGCTTTTCCATGTGGAATATCCCTATTCAGCTGCGGACAGCTGCGCTCGAAATTGTGGGGACCAGCCAAGTCGAAGGGGTCCGAATCGCACGAATCACTCCGGATGGCCAACCAGTCGCCGGAACGGAACAGATCATCCCAGCCGATTTTGTCTGTATCGCTGGCGGTCTGAGCCCATTGGCAGAACTAGCTGCCATCGCTGGATGCCCGTTTGCCTACGTCCCATCTTTGGGCGGTCACGTACCGATCCATAATGACCAGATGCAAACCTCCCTGCCAGGTCTTTTTGTTGCAGGGAATATCACAGGAGTCGAAAGCGCAAAGGTAGCAATGGCCCAAGGTACAGTGGCAGGACTCTCCATGTCCTATTCACGCGGTGCGTTGTCGGATCGTGAATTACTGGAGAATGCCATCCAGCAAGTGAGCTCCGTACGGCAACGGGCTACCATCCAGTTTCATCCGGATATTGTCGAGGGACGTGCACTAGTCGGGAATCTCGCGCTGGCTGGGTCTGTAAACCAATCGTAATCTCGCAAAAGGGTGGATCCAGCTCTTGCTGCTTCTACTCTTTTTTCTTTTTGGGTGCTCTTTCCTCTGATAAGACAAACCTTCTATATGTTAATCACCACATTTACATACATACTGTATGTATGTTAAATTAACAATACATCCCATATGAGGAGTGATTGAACGATGAAAATGTCCAGTTTCTATCCGGTGATTTTGACCAACCAGGTTGCTGACAGCCTCAGATTTTACGTTGATTACTTTGGCTTTACGCCCGTATTTGAATCTGACTGGTATGTAAGTTTAAAAAACCATTCCTTTGAGCTAGCCATCCTAGACTCGTCACACGAAACGATCCCAGCTGGGTACCGAAATGCCACACACGGCCTGATCCTCAATTTTGAGGTCGATCATGTGGATGAGGAATACGACAGACTCATCGTTCAATCAGGGCTCCCCTTGCATCTGGATATCCGTGACGAAGCTTTTGGGCAGAGACATTTTATCACATCCGATCCTAACGGCGTCTTAATCGATGTTATCACCGTTATTCCACCATCAGACGCATTCAGTAGCCAATACGTGGAGAATTAACTTATCCGAATGAAGCAGAAGAGGAGCTATCAACATGAAACAATCAAAAGAAGAACAAAAAAAGGCGACCATCCGCAAGCTAACGGAAGTAGCAAGAGTATATTTTTCCGATCAAGGGTATGCCGATGCCTCCATGGAGGATATGGTCAAGGAGGCTGGATTGACGCGGGGAGCACTCTACCATCACTTTGGTAGCAAGGAAGGCTTGTTCCATGCGGTGATGGAAATGGTCCAAACAGAAATCGCAGAGCGCGTAGAAACAGAAGCGGCAAAAAGCGAAGATATGTGGGAGCAGTTGCTCCTGGGGTGCCATGCTTTTGTATCCGCTGCCGTCGAAAGCCCAAACAGGCGAATCATGCTCATCGACGGGCCCTCCGTCTTGGGCTGGGAGACATGGCGCAAAATGGATCAACAAAATTCCATGCGATTATTGCACGATCAGCTGCAGCTCATGAAGGAACATGGCTATCTCAAGCCTGTGTCTATTACCAGTCTGACCCACCTGCTCTCTGGCGCAATGAACGAGGCCGTACTCTGGGTTTGCCAGATGCCAGACCAGCAGCAAGCTCTTGTTGAGGCGACCTCCTCACTCACCTTGATGCTGGAAGGATTCAAAGCGAAGTAAGGCTTATTCCTTGACCGCACCAGAAGTCAGGCCAGAAATAATTCGGCGTTGGAAAATGAGCACCATGATAACCAACGGCACTGTGACGATAATCGAAGCTGCCGATATTTCTCCCCAAGGAACGGTGAACATGCCCTGAAACATAACGATTCCCACTGGGACTGTCTTCATCGTTTCCTGTGTATTGAGCGTGAGGGCGAACAAAAACTCGTTCCAAGCAGCGATAAAGACGAGGATCGCCGTAGTAAATACA is a window from the Brevibacillus choshinensis genome containing:
- a CDS encoding branched-chain amino acid ABC transporter permease — encoded protein: MRPSQNKIGIVLLLVALCLLPFLSNNYWLDVATLALFYVVLAQGLNVVVGFAGLLDLGYAAFFAVGAYTTGILMTVFHWSFWLTLPVAMLCAAIVGVIVGAPTLRLRSDYLAIVTLGFGEIIRILAINLEITGSASGIYGIPRPSIGGYVLSGQMDFYYLILIVAVLAVLAVRRLGTSRLGRAWMYIREDEDAAEAMGINRIRMKLLAYSIGAVIGSMAGSIFAVKMSAIAPLSFSFTQSIMILLAVVLGGLGSIPGVVLGAVLVIALPELLRSVEDWRYLIFGAALVVMMLFRPQGLWPARYESTKASRSGAKKARKGDDADVSLDVEKYNA
- a CDS encoding branched-chain amino acid ABC transporter permease, yielding MDILVQTLADGLVIGAFYSLIALGYTMVFGIIKLLNFAHGDLYMLGAFVGYSLLSMISGSGAGLMGIIVVLLLTMVIVGAIGMGIERVAYRPLLLAPRLSILITALGVSLFLENGSMIAWGAQYQVYPVQLSHDGWNVLGAQITYTQMGLVLISALLMLGLHLFISRTLYGKAMRAIAHDQTACHLMGINVHKVIGLTFFIGASLAAGAGTMAGAYYGTVNFMMGFIIGLKAFTAAVLGGIGSIPGAMLGGLLLGMMETAGTFVFGGSWKDVVAFSLLILILVLKPTGIMGEKVTERM
- a CDS encoding branched-chain amino acid ABC transporter substrate-binding protein, encoding MKKWGSVITAALLTLSLVVAGCANQGQSSGASGDEIAVGVLLPVTGNNATDGKDMQNAIEMAVKKVNDGGGVLGKKLKIEVADDGCDPQMATTAANKLVSQNVVAVVGGYCSGATLPSSGVFKNANIPMIVPAANSAKLPAQGYDTLFLINGLTPDQAQTAADYMAANQAKKVALIHDNSAYAKDLADFAKASVEKAGGTVVAYEAINPEEKDFSALVTKLKGVAPDATYFTGYYAAGGLMLKQFKQKGVSGLFLVGDGSFSEDIIKIAGADNAEGLLITATPTAEFIEGAEAFTTEYKATYNNLAPGPFSALSYNAVNLLADALKLANSTDHDALKKAIKETKDFKALGQTISFNAQNTLDTSNFAVLKVTGGKFTLAK
- a CDS encoding peptide ABC transporter substrate-binding protein, which translates into the protein MKRSIFSLISSVAVLGAALAGCGGGQPAAKPADPSQSQNQTQTQPATAEKPKAEQVLRWNLHSEPPTGDPGLAEDTTSAAITKALFDGLTRIGPEGKPVEAVAEKIDVSPDLKTYTFTLRDSKWSNGEAVTAHDFEYAWKRALDPKTASNYAYQLYYIKNAEKANKGEGKLDDVGVKAVDNKTLKVELENPTPFFLELTAFQTYFPVNKKLIESNPNWAGDAKTHLGNGPFKMEVWDHKSKLVLVKNDQYWDKDSVKLDKINFSMVEDENTELSMYENGEIDWAGSPLSSLPTDAMPALKDSGKLQVKPVGATYWYKFNTEKPPFNNVKIRKAFAYSINRQILIDNVLQANQQPAMAAVPPTMALNQGGYFKDNDQETAKKLLDEGLKELGMSKLPPITLVYNTSDGHKKIAEAIQDQWRKNLGAEVKLENQEWKVYLETMHEGNYQVGRLGWSGDFNDPINFLELFKDKNGGNNDTRWENPKFKELLNQSATEGDPEKRKAILGEAEKIMMDEMPIMPIYFYTHTWVKNDKVKGVFQDGLGAIDWKWASIE
- a CDS encoding M24 family metallopeptidase — encoded protein: MEKVYKLRCQFAAAGIDGMLITSGQNRRYLTNFTGTYGVVLISHDQAKLLTDFRYTAQAAEQATDFEIVFLPVKESVYSEVARLAEEMGITKLGFEEDNLTYALHRKYVETAKTEMVPTTGVIESLRMIKTAEELSKIQTAADIADAAFAHITTYLRPGITELDVSNELEMFMRKQGAAGSAFDIIIASGHRSALPHGVASNKQIESGDMVTMDFGAIYQGYRSDITRTVAVGEPSAQLKEIYDIVLEARNRAVAGIRPGITGKVADAFARDYITEKGYGERFGHGMGHGVGLDIHEEPFMSTRCSAIIQPGMVLTVEPGIYLPDIGGVRIEDDLVVTENGNDVLTHSPRDLIIL
- a CDS encoding (2Fe-2S)-binding protein, producing the protein MDAHQLIVCRCEEVSLAELLETAEAYQCSARELKLRTRAGMGCCGGRTCRMLVDQVIEQVTGHAPSHTIPLGYQPPVRPISFQTLGGR
- a CDS encoding (2Fe-2S)-binding protein codes for the protein MSQRIVDHPVLGSLAARNQLRFTFNGTPYSAYEGETIAAALLASGVRTLRVHEEKGTPRGIYCNIGHCYECRVNVDGVPTVRACMTLVQDGMQVTAGTVLPTPLKKGGHSQ
- a CDS encoding NAD(P)/FAD-dependent oxidoreductase, which codes for MIDALIIGAGPAGLSAAIACAKQGLSVRVVDEFYRAGGRLLGQLHQEPDGTWWNGIDEATRLDREARAVGVEIECGVSVYNVVPSPTGWIVSTTTGEIETPQLLIATGASETAVPVPGWTLPGTMSIGAAQVMTNVQRVRVGERGVVIGVNILSVAIARELQLAGIKIDRMILPPVSTVTGNAGVPEEVMRSLLRVAHLAPSPIIRWGSQLMKSTWMQRLGVSLYPPQGFSMWNIPIQLRTAALEIVGTSQVEGVRIARITPDGQPVAGTEQIIPADFVCIAGGLSPLAELAAIAGCPFAYVPSLGGHVPIHNDQMQTSLPGLFVAGNITGVESAKVAMAQGTVAGLSMSYSRGALSDRELLENAIQQVSSVRQRATIQFHPDIVEGRALVGNLALAGSVNQS
- a CDS encoding VOC family protein, whose protein sequence is MKMSSFYPVILTNQVADSLRFYVDYFGFTPVFESDWYVSLKNHSFELAILDSSHETIPAGYRNATHGLILNFEVDHVDEEYDRLIVQSGLPLHLDIRDEAFGQRHFITSDPNGVLIDVITVIPPSDAFSSQYVEN
- a CDS encoding TetR/AcrR family transcriptional regulator — protein: MKQSKEEQKKATIRKLTEVARVYFSDQGYADASMEDMVKEAGLTRGALYHHFGSKEGLFHAVMEMVQTEIAERVETEAAKSEDMWEQLLLGCHAFVSAAVESPNRRIMLIDGPSVLGWETWRKMDQQNSMRLLHDQLQLMKEHGYLKPVSITSLTHLLSGAMNEAVLWVCQMPDQQQALVEATSSLTLMLEGFKAK